One genomic window of Mucilaginibacter sp. SJ includes the following:
- the lpdA gene encoding dihydrolipoyl dehydrogenase, which translates to MQYDVIVIGSGPGGYVAAIRCAQLGLKTAIVEKYNTLGGTCLNVGCIPSKALLDSSEHYHNAAHAFKTHGINLKDLSIDFGQMIKRKQEVVDANTSGITYLMKKNKIDTHFGVGSFKDKNTITVKKSDGTVTEITGKNVIIATGSKPSALPFLPIDKKRIITSTEALSLSEVPKHLVLIGGGVIGLELGSVYARLGAKVSVIEFMDGIIPTMDKGLGRELQKVLTKLGMEFYLGHKVTGAAVKGKEVTVSFDTPKGEKKELKGDYCLVAVGRIAYTDGLGLENIGITVEERGRKITVDEHLETKVKGVYAIGDVIKGAMLAHKAEDEGTLVAEIIAGQKPHIDYNLIPGVVYTWPEVAAVGQTEEQLKAAGVKYKTGSFPFKASGRARASDDLDGFVKVLADATTDEILGVHMIGPRTADMIAEAVVAMEYRASAEDISRMSHAHPTYTEAMREACLAATENRAIHI; encoded by the coding sequence ATGCAATATGATGTTATAGTTATAGGTTCGGGCCCCGGTGGTTATGTAGCCGCTATCCGCTGTGCCCAGCTTGGTTTAAAAACCGCAATTGTTGAAAAGTATAATACCCTTGGTGGTACCTGCCTTAACGTAGGTTGTATCCCCTCGAAGGCGCTGTTGGATTCGTCTGAACATTACCACAATGCTGCCCATGCTTTTAAAACACATGGCATCAATCTAAAAGATCTTTCGATAGATTTTGGACAGATGATTAAACGCAAGCAGGAAGTTGTTGATGCCAACACCAGCGGTATCACCTACCTGATGAAGAAAAATAAGATCGACACCCATTTTGGTGTAGGATCATTTAAAGATAAAAATACCATCACCGTTAAAAAGAGTGATGGTACCGTTACCGAGATCACCGGAAAAAATGTGATCATCGCTACAGGTTCAAAACCATCGGCTTTGCCATTTCTGCCTATCGATAAAAAACGCATTATTACATCAACCGAAGCATTAAGCCTGAGCGAAGTACCAAAACACCTGGTGTTGATTGGTGGCGGCGTTATCGGTTTGGAGTTGGGTTCGGTTTATGCCCGTTTAGGCGCCAAAGTATCTGTAATTGAATTTATGGACGGCATTATCCCAACTATGGATAAGGGCCTGGGCCGTGAGCTGCAAAAAGTACTAACTAAACTGGGTATGGAATTTTACCTGGGCCACAAAGTTACCGGCGCTGCCGTAAAAGGTAAAGAAGTAACCGTTAGCTTTGATACCCCTAAAGGCGAAAAGAAAGAACTGAAAGGCGATTACTGCCTGGTAGCTGTTGGTCGTATAGCTTACACCGATGGCTTAGGTTTGGAAAACATTGGCATCACTGTTGAAGAGCGTGGCCGTAAAATTACGGTTGATGAGCACCTGGAAACCAAAGTTAAAGGTGTTTATGCCATTGGCGATGTGATTAAAGGCGCTATGCTTGCCCACAAGGCGGAGGACGAAGGTACGCTGGTTGCCGAGATCATTGCAGGTCAGAAACCACACATTGATTACAACCTGATTCCGGGTGTGGTTTATACCTGGCCAGAAGTTGCCGCTGTTGGTCAAACAGAAGAGCAACTGAAAGCAGCCGGTGTTAAATACAAAACCGGTTCGTTCCCGTTCAAAGCCAGCGGCCGTGCCCGTGCCAGCGATGATCTGGATGGTTTTGTGAAAGTATTGGCCGATGCTACTACCGACGAGATTTTAGGTGTACACATGATTGGTCCGCGTACTGCCGACATGATAGCCGAAGCCGTTGTAGCGATGGAGTACCGTGCAAGTGCCGAAGATATTTCGCGCATGAGCCACGCCCACCCAACCTATACTGAAGCCATGCGTGAAGCATGTTTGGCTGCTACTGAAAACAGGGCGATACATATTTAA
- a CDS encoding M1 family metallopeptidase: MKIKQLYLAALTLLSTATISQQAKAQLLKEKEQFTHADSLRGMLTPLRTCYDINYYHLDVKFDIDKKFISGSNQFKFTATQDFNKLQFDLFANLKIEKVVYKGKEITFTRDGNAAFITFPQTITKGSKDEFTVYYSGNPTIAINAPWDGGVVFKKDSLGKPFVATACEGIGASIWWPTKDHLSDEVDSMMISISVPKGLKDVSNGRLRKVTQLKDGYTRFDWFVANPINNYDVVANIADYVHFEDTYMGEKGKLSLDYWVLPTSLEKAKKHFPANVKPMLKAFEHWFGPYPFYEDGYKLVETPHLGMEHQSATAYGNRFLNGYLGYDMSGTGWGTKWDYIIVHESGHEWFGNNITDKDLADMWIHESFTCYSESLFVEDNWGKKAGQEYNYGLRLTINNDGPIVGVYNVNKEGSGDMYSKGAVFLNMIRTIINDDEKWRGILRGLNKTFYHKTVTYDDVLGFINQQSGMDLSAVFDQYLHYRSLPVLEFTSHENKLYCRWIAEAKDFNMPIRIRVKGGEYKFITPTKQMSPVEIAGATKDNIEIDYLNYYVGALMD, encoded by the coding sequence ATGAAAATAAAACAACTATATCTTGCAGCGCTCACCTTACTAAGCACTGCGACAATTAGCCAGCAGGCAAAGGCACAACTATTGAAAGAAAAAGAGCAGTTTACCCATGCCGATTCGCTTCGCGGTATGCTTACCCCCTTGCGTACCTGCTATGATATTAACTATTACCATTTAGATGTTAAGTTTGATATCGATAAAAAATTCATCAGCGGCAGTAACCAGTTTAAATTTACCGCCACGCAGGATTTTAACAAACTCCAGTTCGATCTGTTTGCTAACCTGAAAATTGAAAAGGTTGTTTATAAAGGTAAAGAGATAACCTTTACCCGCGATGGTAATGCGGCATTCATTACTTTCCCTCAAACTATAACTAAAGGCAGTAAAGATGAGTTTACCGTTTATTATTCGGGCAACCCAACAATAGCTATAAACGCACCCTGGGATGGTGGGGTGGTGTTTAAAAAAGATTCGTTGGGCAAACCCTTCGTAGCCACTGCCTGCGAAGGAATAGGTGCCAGCATTTGGTGGCCCACTAAAGATCACCTTAGCGATGAGGTAGACAGTATGATGATCAGCATCAGCGTACCTAAAGGTTTAAAAGATGTTTCGAACGGTCGCCTGCGTAAAGTAACCCAGCTTAAGGATGGGTACACCCGGTTCGATTGGTTTGTGGCTAACCCGATCAATAATTATGATGTGGTTGCCAACATTGCCGATTATGTTCATTTTGAAGATACCTACATGGGCGAAAAAGGCAAGCTCAGCCTCGATTACTGGGTGCTGCCTACAAGTCTCGAAAAAGCAAAAAAACACTTCCCCGCCAACGTAAAACCTATGCTAAAGGCTTTTGAACACTGGTTTGGCCCTTATCCTTTTTATGAGGACGGTTACAAACTGGTTGAAACACCTCACTTAGGTATGGAGCATCAAAGCGCCACGGCTTATGGCAACCGTTTTTTAAATGGATACCTGGGATATGATATGTCGGGCACTGGCTGGGGTACCAAATGGGATTACATCATTGTACACGAAAGCGGGCACGAATGGTTCGGCAACAATATAACTGATAAAGACCTTGCCGATATGTGGATTCACGAAAGTTTTACCTGTTATTCTGAATCTCTTTTTGTAGAGGATAACTGGGGCAAAAAAGCCGGACAGGAATATAACTACGGTTTAAGGCTCACCATTAATAATGACGGCCCTATAGTTGGCGTTTACAATGTAAACAAAGAAGGCTCGGGCGATATGTACTCTAAAGGTGCTGTGTTCCTGAACATGATCCGCACTATTATTAATGATGATGAAAAATGGCGTGGCATCCTGCGCGGGCTTAACAAAACTTTTTATCATAAAACGGTTACCTATGATGATGTATTAGGGTTTATCAACCAGCAATCAGGCATGGACCTTTCGGCAGTTTTTGATCAGTACCTGCATTACCGCAGTCTGCCCGTTCTTGAATTTACCAGTCATGAGAATAAGCTTTACTGCCGTTGGATAGCCGAAGCTAAGGATTTCAATATGCCTATCAGGATACGTGTAAAGGGTGGCGAATACAAATTTATCACCCCAACAAAACAAATGAGCCCTGTTGAAATTGCTGGTGCTACTAAAGACAATATCGAAATTGATTATTTAAATTACTACGTGGGTGCGCTCATGGATTAA
- a CDS encoding M949_RS01915 family surface polysaccharide biosynthesis protein, which produces MKLSFTIILLIIITQVSVAQLKVIKLSKADIPKPITYKGHIIDAVKYTDKTGDHIVITTETGETKTKNTENSDGRDAALYAYHYNITGTDQFKLSWQTYDFVADCSFDITANYVPGTFTVTDADNNGVAEVWLVYRTVCRSDVSPCDMKIIMHEGDKKYAVRGTNKVKISGKDYRGGIYIFDAAFKAAPAAFRKYAADIWQKNIMDTF; this is translated from the coding sequence ATGAAACTATCTTTCACCATCATATTGCTAATCATTATTACCCAGGTCTCTGTTGCTCAACTCAAAGTAATTAAGCTTAGCAAAGCAGATATCCCCAAACCCATTACTTACAAGGGGCATATCATCGATGCGGTTAAATACACGGATAAAACAGGCGATCATATAGTGATCACCACAGAAACCGGCGAAACCAAAACCAAAAACACCGAAAACAGTGACGGCCGCGATGCCGCTTTATATGCCTATCATTACAATATTACGGGTACCGATCAGTTTAAACTGAGCTGGCAGACTTATGATTTTGTTGCTGATTGTTCCTTTGATATAACGGCAAATTATGTTCCGGGAACATTTACAGTTACGGACGCAGATAATAATGGCGTAGCCGAAGTATGGTTGGTTTATCGTACCGTTTGCCGTAGTGATGTAAGTCCCTGTGATATGAAAATTATTATGCACGAGGGAGATAAAAAATACGCCGTTCGAGGCACTAACAAAGTAAAAATATCTGGTAAAGATTATAGAGGTGGCATTTATATTTTTGATGCAGCTTTTAAAGCCGCCCCGGCTGCTTTCCGGAAATATGCTGCTGATATCTGGCAGAAAAACATCATGGATACCTTTTAA
- a CDS encoding TlpA family protein disulfide reductase encodes MKVITCSLFAFFILLGCVVNAQTKKIKSIPDIEVYDINGKHTTLKQLGQNKVLFIDCWFVPCPPCFREMGMLHKLYAQYKANKKFCFITLCQTDSGIVKRFIAQDKSMVNFVNLYKHYSMRDDFKLPVYFIPGCNEKIYTGKVLAKYTPDDKTKCPDRQFGFRGYPTVFIFNKQGKLIFKKTGYGEHEEINTQKMENLIARSITAK; translated from the coding sequence ATGAAAGTAATAACCTGCTCCTTATTCGCATTTTTTATTTTGCTTGGCTGTGTAGTTAATGCACAAACCAAAAAAATTAAATCAATACCTGATATCGAGGTTTACGACATCAACGGAAAGCATACCACGTTAAAGCAATTAGGCCAAAACAAAGTGCTGTTTATTGATTGCTGGTTTGTGCCTTGTCCGCCTTGTTTTCGTGAAATGGGCATGCTGCACAAGCTTTACGCCCAATATAAAGCCAATAAAAAATTTTGTTTCATAACCCTATGCCAAACCGATAGCGGGATAGTTAAGCGGTTTATAGCACAGGATAAATCGATGGTTAACTTTGTTAATCTGTATAAACATTACAGTATGCGGGACGATTTTAAATTACCTGTGTATTTTATACCAGGTTGTAACGAAAAGATTTACACCGGTAAGGTATTAGCAAAATATACGCCCGATGATAAAACCAAATGCCCCGACAGGCAGTTTGGTTTTAGAGGATACCCAACAGTCTTTATTTTTAACAAACAGGGAAAATTGATCTTCAAAAAAACGGGATATGGTGAACATGAAGAAATCAATACACAAAAGATGGAAAACCTGATAGCCCGAAGCATAACCGCTAAATGA
- a CDS encoding ArnT family glycosyltransferase has protein sequence MDSTAASIFSSQKRPYFIVLLLAIVLNVAGIGIKFFTDDGALYSALARSMAQSNNFTDLMYHGADWLDKPHFPFWIIAISFKIFGINTFAYKLPALLFFFMSVAYTYKLAKKFYGDETAIIAILILLTAQHSVMSNTDVRAEPYIMGLLMGAVYHFYKVKERFSMANVLLASIFTACAVMTKGIYLLIPIGTSIIGDYLFKGNIKGVFHWKWLLSFILVVIFTLPEIYSVYTQFDLHPEKVVFGRTRISGIHWFLWDSQFGRFNNNGYITNTHGDKLFFVHTLLWAFAPWAIILFYALYATIRKMVKRIALPEYLCISGSVLMLLIFSASKFQLPFYTNILFPFFAIITAVFISSLKIGAEFKFFKITQYVMTGLLLVAVIALNFIFAPERWPVFVVLIIAFIGLAIYIYKKPTQIYPSVFLFTCAVSVLVNAYLVTVAYPTIVDYRGDLSAAEYLNQNYPQEKVSAAVLSNTFDFYYKGSVTYTNIDAILKTDSLKSRIVVADEKTVAELKDKGIAYTTIEAFQDFPHENLSLPFIIKKKRSTTLDHFYLIRIR, from the coding sequence GTGGATAGTACAGCAGCTTCAATTTTTTCATCGCAAAAACGGCCTTATTTTATTGTGCTGTTATTAGCTATCGTGCTTAATGTAGCCGGTATCGGCATCAAATTCTTTACTGATGATGGGGCTTTGTATTCGGCCCTGGCCCGGAGCATGGCACAAAGCAATAACTTTACCGATCTGATGTATCACGGTGCCGACTGGCTGGATAAACCGCATTTCCCCTTCTGGATTATCGCCATCAGTTTTAAGATTTTCGGCATCAATACTTTTGCTTATAAATTGCCCGCCCTGCTGTTTTTTTTCATGTCGGTGGCGTACACTTACAAGCTTGCCAAAAAGTTTTATGGCGATGAAACAGCTATTATCGCTATCTTGATCCTGCTTACCGCTCAACACAGCGTAATGTCAAATACGGATGTACGTGCCGAGCCTTATATTATGGGCCTGCTCATGGGTGCTGTTTATCACTTTTATAAGGTAAAAGAACGGTTCAGCATGGCCAATGTCCTGCTGGCATCCATATTTACAGCCTGCGCCGTAATGACCAAAGGCATTTACCTGCTTATCCCGATAGGTACGTCCATCATCGGCGACTATTTATTTAAAGGGAACATCAAAGGCGTATTCCATTGGAAATGGCTGCTCTCGTTTATATTGGTGGTGATATTTACTTTACCCGAAATTTATTCGGTATACACGCAGTTTGATCTTCACCCCGAAAAAGTTGTTTTCGGTCGCACCAGGATTTCAGGCATCCACTGGTTTTTGTGGGATAGCCAGTTCGGGCGTTTCAACAATAACGGTTATATTACTAATACACACGGCGACAAACTGTTTTTTGTTCATACCTTGCTGTGGGCTTTCGCGCCATGGGCTATTATCCTGTTCTATGCGCTGTATGCTACCATCAGGAAAATGGTTAAACGTATAGCCCTGCCCGAATATCTGTGTATCTCAGGAAGCGTATTAATGTTGCTGATCTTTTCGGCCTCCAAATTTCAGCTTCCATTTTACACTAATATCCTGTTCCCGTTTTTTGCTATTATAACAGCGGTATTTATTAGCTCATTAAAAATTGGCGCCGAATTTAAGTTTTTCAAGATAACTCAATATGTCATGACAGGGCTTTTATTGGTTGCTGTTATTGCGCTTAATTTCATTTTCGCGCCGGAGCGCTGGCCTGTATTTGTTGTGTTGATTATAGCGTTTATTGGCTTGGCTATCTATATTTATAAAAAGCCAACACAGATTTACCCGTCCGTATTCTTATTTACCTGTGCCGTGTCAGTTCTGGTGAATGCTTATCTCGTAACGGTTGCTTATCCAACTATCGTTGACTACCGCGGAGATCTTTCGGCTGCTGAATACCTCAATCAAAACTATCCACAGGAAAAAGTGAGCGCCGCGGTTTTATCAAACACCTTCGATTTTTATTACAAAGGCAGCGTTACTTATACTAATATTGATGCTATCCTGAAAACCGACAGTCTGAAAAGCCGCATTGTTGTAGCTGATGAAAAAACGGTAGCCGAATTAAAAGACAAAGGGATTGCCTATACGACAATAGAAGCTTTTCAGGATTTTCCTCATGAAAACCTTAGCCTGCCCTTTATCATCAAAAAGAAGAGGAGTACTACTTTGGATCATTTTTATCTGATCAGGATCAGGTAG
- a CDS encoding putative toxin-antitoxin system toxin component, PIN family, which translates to MIKVILDTNLWISFLIRKDYSNLDTLLFNNQVKLVFSKELLDEFLEVAKRPKFRRYFTSIDIEDLIETIEEYAEFVEVKSTVEACRDEKDNFLLALAVDSDATYLLTGDLDLLDLGSFNDTTITTITDFFKSGIIS; encoded by the coding sequence TTGATTAAAGTAATTTTAGATACCAATTTATGGATAAGCTTCCTTATTAGGAAGGACTATTCTAATCTTGATACTTTACTTTTTAATAACCAGGTAAAACTTGTTTTTAGTAAAGAGTTATTGGACGAATTTTTAGAAGTTGCCAAACGTCCAAAGTTTCGGCGCTACTTTACATCGATCGATATTGAAGATCTCATCGAGACTATTGAAGAATATGCGGAATTTGTAGAGGTGAAAAGCACTGTGGAAGCGTGCCGGGACGAAAAGGATAATTTCCTCTTAGCCTTAGCTGTTGATAGCGATGCCACCTACCTGTTAACAGGAGATCTCGATCTTCTTGATTTAGGTTCGTTTAACGATACAACCATCACAACTATTACCGATTTTTTTAAAAGCGGCATCATTTCCTGA
- a CDS encoding glycosyltransferase: MNILIVNNTPIPATKYGGTERIIWWLGRELNRLGHRVTYLVGAGSTCPFARVLIYDPAVDINQQVPDDIDVVHFQFQVSGFTKKPYIVTVHNNPGGLQLDVNSVFVSANHAQRHGSAVFVHNAIDTADYRKPDLNNKRTHTHFLAKAAWRVKNVKGAIDVATMSGNKLVVLGGTRLNLKMGLRFTPNLNVRFKGMVGDEAKSIVMNGSKALLFPVLWHEPFGIAIVESLYFGCPVFGTPYGSLPELAPAEVGLLSASKSELAAGLKNVESFNKQYCHQYAVDNFNIGKMAAAYLTLYEQVLNGRKLNLARPELINHDQPKYLPWNN, translated from the coding sequence ATGAACATCCTCATCGTAAACAACACCCCGATCCCGGCAACAAAATATGGCGGCACCGAGCGGATCATCTGGTGGCTTGGCCGCGAGTTGAACCGGTTGGGGCATAGGGTTACCTATTTGGTAGGAGCGGGCTCAACCTGTCCGTTTGCCAGGGTGCTGATCTATGATCCGGCTGTTGATATCAATCAGCAGGTGCCTGATGATATTGATGTGGTACATTTTCAGTTTCAGGTGAGTGGTTTTACTAAAAAGCCTTATATCGTAACTGTTCATAATAACCCTGGTGGTTTGCAATTAGATGTTAACTCGGTATTTGTGTCGGCCAATCATGCGCAAAGGCACGGTTCAGCGGTATTTGTACACAATGCTATAGATACGGCCGACTATCGAAAGCCCGATCTCAACAACAAACGGACCCATACCCATTTCCTCGCTAAAGCAGCATGGCGCGTTAAAAATGTAAAAGGCGCTATTGATGTAGCTACGATGAGCGGGAATAAGCTTGTTGTACTTGGTGGTACACGATTGAACCTGAAAATGGGATTGCGCTTTACGCCTAACCTTAATGTGCGTTTTAAGGGAATGGTTGGTGATGAAGCAAAATCGATAGTGATGAACGGTTCAAAAGCCTTGCTTTTCCCGGTACTGTGGCATGAGCCATTCGGGATAGCCATTGTTGAAAGCCTTTATTTTGGCTGCCCGGTTTTTGGTACGCCTTACGGATCGTTGCCCGAACTGGCGCCCGCTGAAGTTGGCTTACTTTCGGCCAGTAAATCTGAATTAGCCGCCGGACTTAAAAACGTTGAAAGTTTTAATAAGCAATATTGCCATCAATATGCTGTCGATAATTTTAATATCGGCAAGATGGCTGCGGCATATTTAACCTTATATGAACAGGTTTTGAATGGTCGAAAATTAAATTTGGCCAGGCCCGAACTGATCAACCATGATCAGCCCAAATACCTTCCGTGGAATAATTAA
- a CDS encoding CocE/NonD family hydrolase, with the protein MKKINLFFVLVLLYTGVNAQSTYVKEHFTKKEVYITMRDGVKLFTSIYTPKDASSQNKYPMMMMRTCYSVAPYGEDKYPQRLGPSEIMMKEGYIFVYQDVRGRWKSEGSWTNMTPVIDNKKSKKDVDEGSDTYDTIDWLVKNVANNNGKVGQYGISYPGFYTAAGILSNHPALKASSPQAPISDFFFDDFHHNGAFIEGYFFTFPVFGVQKTDTTSKAWYTMLKPDSKDGYQYLLDLGPLKNADKFYHDNFFWQETINHPNYDEFWQKRGLLKHYGKVKPAVMLVGGWFDAEDLTGPLAIYKTINKSDPNAYNTIVMGPFGHGRWSRETGHTMHSNIYFGDSVATFYQKNIEAKFFNHFLKGNGDKNSGLPNAYMFNTGKKEWATFDKWPAANAVHEKMFLGADGKLTNTQPATAGSVSYVSDPLKPVPYTEDNTTTMGFTPHNYMSEDQRFAGRRPDVLVYQSEVLNDDVTLGGEIMAHLKIATTGTDADFVVKLIDVYPADEPNNPYMPNKNTILSNYWQMVRSEVMPARFRNSFEKPEALVANQKTDVNFRLQDVLHTFKKGHRIMIQVQSTWFPIVARNPQKYVENPYKADESDYIKATETVYNDSYIDVQVLK; encoded by the coding sequence ATGAAGAAAATTAACTTATTTTTTGTGCTGGTATTGCTATATACCGGCGTTAATGCTCAAAGCACTTACGTAAAGGAGCATTTTACCAAAAAAGAGGTGTACATCACCATGCGCGATGGTGTAAAACTGTTCACCTCTATTTATACCCCAAAAGATGCTTCATCGCAAAATAAGTACCCGATGATGATGATGCGTACCTGCTACAGCGTCGCCCCTTACGGCGAGGACAAATATCCTCAAAGGCTTGGCCCGTCTGAAATTATGATGAAAGAAGGTTATATTTTTGTTTACCAGGACGTACGCGGCCGTTGGAAAAGTGAAGGCAGCTGGACTAACATGACGCCGGTTATCGATAACAAGAAAAGCAAAAAAGATGTTGACGAGGGTTCTGACACCTATGACACCATCGACTGGCTGGTTAAAAACGTAGCCAACAACAATGGCAAGGTTGGCCAGTATGGTATCTCGTACCCGGGCTTTTATACTGCTGCGGGCATCCTGTCAAACCACCCGGCACTTAAGGCATCATCGCCGCAAGCCCCTATTTCCGATTTCTTTTTTGACGATTTTCACCACAATGGTGCTTTCATTGAGGGGTACTTTTTCACCTTCCCGGTATTTGGTGTTCAAAAAACTGATACAACCAGCAAAGCCTGGTATACCATGCTTAAACCCGACAGCAAAGATGGTTACCAGTATTTATTAGATCTTGGCCCGCTTAAAAACGCCGATAAATTTTATCATGATAACTTCTTTTGGCAGGAAACTATCAATCATCCTAACTACGATGAGTTTTGGCAAAAACGTGGCCTGCTGAAACATTACGGCAAAGTAAAGCCTGCGGTGATGCTGGTTGGCGGCTGGTTTGATGCCGAAGACCTAACCGGTCCGCTGGCTATTTATAAAACCATCAACAAATCTGATCCTAACGCTTACAATACTATTGTAATGGGACCATTCGGTCATGGCCGCTGGTCGCGCGAAACCGGGCATACCATGCATAGCAATATTTACTTTGGTGATAGCGTGGCTACCTTTTACCAAAAAAACATCGAAGCCAAATTCTTCAACCACTTTTTGAAAGGTAATGGCGATAAAAATTCCGGCTTGCCAAATGCTTACATGTTTAATACCGGCAAAAAGGAATGGGCAACATTTGATAAATGGCCTGCCGCCAATGCCGTGCATGAAAAAATGTTTTTAGGTGCCGATGGTAAGCTTACTAATACTCAGCCTGCAACCGCAGGTTCAGTTTCCTATGTAAGCGATCCGCTTAAACCGGTTCCTTACACTGAAGACAACACCACTACCATGGGCTTCACCCCTCATAATTATATGAGCGAGGACCAGCGTTTTGCAGGTCGCCGTCCGGATGTATTGGTTTACCAGAGCGAGGTATTAAATGACGATGTTACCCTTGGCGGCGAGATCATGGCGCACCTTAAAATTGCCACAACAGGTACCGACGCCGATTTTGTTGTGAAACTGATTGATGTTTATCCGGCCGACGAACCAAACAATCCATACATGCCTAACAAAAACACCATCCTGAGCAATTACTGGCAAATGGTACGTTCGGAAGTAATGCCGGCCCGTTTCCGTAACAGCTTTGAAAAACCAGAGGCATTGGTAGCTAACCAAAAAACAGATGTGAACTTCCGCCTGCAGGATGTGCTGCATACCTTTAAAAAAGGTCACCGCATCATGATCCAGGTACAAAGCACCTGGTTCCCTATTGTAGCGCGTAACCCACAAAAATATGTGGAGAACCCTTATAAAGCAGATGAAAGTGATTACATCAAGGCTACCGAAACAGTTTATAACGATAGCTACATTGATGTACAGGTTTTGAAGTAG
- a CDS encoding sterol desaturase family protein: MIVLADIGIVVLTIALMELISWAMHKYLFHGPLWFIHKTHHQQRHGWFELNDLFSIGFAAFALWLMWIGHLTLDYRFWIGTGISIYGIIYFIFHDWFIHNRFKAFKSNNRYLAGIRRAHKIHHKSTEKYPSEEFGLLVASRKWFRK; the protein is encoded by the coding sequence ATGATAGTATTGGCAGATATAGGAATTGTAGTATTAACCATTGCGTTGATGGAACTCATCTCCTGGGCCATGCACAAATACCTTTTCCATGGGCCATTGTGGTTTATTCACAAAACGCATCATCAACAAAGGCATGGCTGGTTTGAGCTGAATGACCTGTTCAGTATCGGCTTTGCTGCTTTTGCTTTATGGCTGATGTGGATAGGACATTTAACTCTGGACTACCGGTTTTGGATAGGTACAGGTATCAGTATCTACGGTATCATTTATTTCATTTTCCACGATTGGTTTATTCATAATCGTTTCAAAGCTTTCAAAAGTAACAACCGCTACCTGGCCGGGATCCGCCGGGCGCATAAAATCCATCATAAATCAACGGAGAAATATCCATCGGAAGAATTTGGGTTATTGGTGGCCAGCAGGAAATGGTTCAGGAAATGA